In the genome of Desulfatiglans sp., one region contains:
- a CDS encoding MFS transporter codes for MTNSEARTPDVSYSTNGESSRRLPAKEKIGYGLGDAASNLYFQMFMLYISYFYTDVFGISPSAVFWMFLVTRIWDAINDPIMGMIADRTESRWGKFRPYIILLAPVLAICGVVTFFTPDLGNIGKIIYAYITYTFLMMLYTAVNVPYSALMGVMTPNSQERTSASQYRFVIAFIGQLIVSKFTLTLVGHFGQGNEQIGWTWAMVAFGVLAIILFVFTYFSTKERVQPPKSQQKNSIKDLEYLFKNTPWVIIAIATVFQLLYAVMRGTSTPYYFKYYVLEQEIFNVNLSISSFTEWFASVGSASTLVGALMAQSFAKTLDKKNAYTGALIASAVISCAFYYVQPHNVLMIFGLNIAVSFLMGVVSVLQWAIYTDTADYGEWKFGRRSTGLIMAASLFALKLGLAFGGSFVNGILGYYGFVANVAQSSESIFGIRMVMSFYPAIFGVLGGLVMLFYPLKSSVMLKIEEDLSKRRAEA; via the coding sequence ATGACTAATTCTGAAGCTAGAACCCCAGACGTCAGTTATTCCACAAATGGAGAATCATCCAGAAGATTACCCGCAAAAGAAAAGATAGGATACGGCCTTGGTGATGCGGCCTCCAATCTCTATTTCCAGATGTTTATGCTCTACATCTCATATTTTTACACAGATGTATTCGGCATATCCCCCAGCGCAGTGTTCTGGATGTTTCTTGTCACCAGGATCTGGGATGCGATTAATGACCCTATAATGGGCATGATCGCCGACAGGACAGAATCCCGGTGGGGAAAGTTTCGTCCCTATATCATTCTTCTTGCCCCTGTCCTCGCTATATGCGGGGTTGTGACATTCTTTACACCTGATCTGGGGAACATCGGTAAAATCATTTATGCCTATATAACCTATACCTTCCTGATGATGCTTTATACAGCGGTAAACGTCCCTTATTCTGCCCTTATGGGGGTTATGACTCCCAACTCGCAGGAGCGTACAAGCGCATCACAATACAGATTTGTTATCGCATTTATAGGGCAGCTTATAGTTTCAAAATTTACCCTGACCCTTGTCGGCCATTTCGGACAGGGTAACGAGCAGATCGGCTGGACCTGGGCAATGGTGGCCTTTGGAGTGCTTGCTATCATTCTTTTTGTGTTCACCTATTTTTCTACAAAGGAGAGGGTGCAGCCTCCCAAATCACAGCAGAAAAATTCGATCAAGGATTTAGAATACCTCTTTAAGAACACACCCTGGGTGATAATAGCCATTGCAACTGTTTTTCAGCTTCTGTATGCGGTAATGCGCGGGACATCTACCCCTTACTATTTTAAGTATTATGTGCTTGAACAGGAAATCTTCAATGTAAATCTTTCAATCAGCTCTTTTACCGAATGGTTTGCATCTGTTGGCAGCGCTTCAACCCTTGTGGGTGCGCTTATGGCACAGTCATTTGCAAAAACACTGGACAAAAAGAATGCCTATACCGGTGCGCTTATCGCCAGCGCTGTGATCTCATGCGCCTTTTATTATGTGCAGCCCCATAATGTACTAATGATTTTCGGGCTTAATATTGCAGTTTCATTCCTTATGGGGGTGGTCTCTGTGCTTCAGTGGGCAATCTACACAGACACTGCCGATTATGGCGAATGGAAATTCGGAAGAAGATCAACCGGGCTTATAATGGCTGCATCATTGTTTGCCCTGAAACTGGGTCTTGCCTTTGGCGGCAGCTTTGTAAACGGGATATTAGGTTATTACGGGTTTGTGGCAAATGTCGCACAGTCAAGCGAATCAATATTTGGCATTAGAATGGTAATGAGCTTTTACCCTGCTATCTTTGGGGTTCTTGGCGGGCTCGTGATGTTATTCTATCCATTAAAAAGCAGTGTTATGCTCAAGATAGAAGAAGACCTTTCAAAACGAAGGGCAGAGGCTTAA